In the genome of Paenibacillus pabuli, the window CAAAAGATGGCGGAGAGGGCAAACTGATTGGTACGATGGGTCAATTGCATCCTGAACTGCAACAGCAATATGACTTGAACGATGTGTACCTCGCAGAGATTGGACTTGAAGCCATCTATAGTGAAGCAGATACGGATATCCGTTATCGTGAGCTTCCGCGTTTCCCTGCAGTTGAGCGGGATATCGCGGTTGTTGTAAGTAAACATATTGAAGCTGGGGATATGCTGCGTGCAATCCGTGAGTCTGCCGGTGAGCTGCTGCAAACCGTACAGGTATTCGACGTGTTCACAGGCAGCAAATTGGGTGAAGACAAGAAGAGCGTAGCGATGGCTCTCGTTTATCGCAACCGTGAACGCACATTGACGGATGAGGAAATTACCGAGGTTCATGCTCGTGTTGTTGCTCGTCTGGAGGAGCAATTTGGAGCCGAATTGCGTAAATAGAACATAAGTCAATTTTTTGAACAAAGATTAGCAGGAATTGCTTGAAGTCGCATCGAATCCTTAGCATTAGAGGATCGATGTGACTTTTTTTGTTAAACAGCTTAGAATCAACATACAGACTTGAAGGAGGGCACAACTGTGACTACACCTGATCGTACACGCGTCACCGTAGAGATCTACGGGACTTCCTATAAACTGGTTGGCAGCAGTGCCGACTATATGAAACAAGTAGCTAACCTGGTAGATGAGCGTATGAGCGCGATCTCCAAGCAAAATTCCCGTCTGGATACTCCGCGTATTGCGGTGCTGGCGGCTGTACATATGGCTGAACAGTCTCTTCAGACTCATGAAATCCGGAATGAGCTGAAGATGCTGACTGGAGAACGTACAGAACTGAGAAACGAATTGAACCGGTTGAACGCCATACAAAATGAACATCAGCAGGAATTGGAACGCCGTGACCAAGCACTCGCTGAAGCAACGAAGCTTAAAACTGAGGCGGAACAGGCCATCGCGAAGCTCCAAAAGGATCAGCAGGCAGAAATAGCCAAGCTGAATACACTACTGGAGCAAGAACGCACTCAGGCAGCAGGTCGTGAGCAAAAGCTTCAGGCCCAAACTGTTGCTCAGTTAAAGGCCGCGGAAGAGAAGGCGCAGGCGCGACTTAAAGAAGCGGAAGAAAAAGCAGCGAATCAACTCAAGAATGCACAGAACCATGCGGCAGCGCAGTTGAAGGAAGCACAGACACGTTCAGCAAATGAGTTGCAGCAAGCCCAGGCCAAAGCTGCTGCACAATACAAGGAACTTCAGGATAAGATGGCAGCCCAACTGAAAGAAGCGGAAGCTCGGGCCGTGGCAGAACGTCAAAAAATTGAGGTACAGGCCGCACAGCAAATACAAGCAGCGAAGGAACAAGCAGAAGCTGCAATTTTGTCTGAATTGGAACAAGCGGAGGCCCAATTGCAAAAAGCGCAGGAAGAAGCGCAGCTTCAATACCGTGAACTTCAATCTGAAATGGAACAACGCTTACAGCAGGCAGAGCAAGCTGCCGCGAAACAGGTTCAAGAATTGACTGAAAAGGCAAAAGAAGAACAAGCCGCACTGCATCAACAAGCAGAGCAGAAGCGACTGGCTGAGATTGAACAGCTGAATGCAACGTTCAAGGAGTCATCCGAACAGGCTGAATTGGAATGGATGGAAAAAGAAGCGGCTTATGAGGAACAGCTTCAGCAAATCCAAGAAGCAGCCCGAGCTCAGGCTAGCGAAGCCGCAGTTTCTGCCGAGACTTTGTTGCAGGAAGAACGAAGCAAGCTGAAACACCAATTGGAAGAAGAACGTAAACAAGCCAAGTCGCGTTTAACTGATGTTGAAAGTCAATTAGCCGAGGTGCGTCAGCAGCTCAAAAACGCTCAGGAGGTTGTTGTAGATCAAGAGCAACAGCTCCAACAAGAACGTAGTCAATCTGAAAAGCTGCGCAATGAACAAGCCGGATACAAACAGGAGCAGGATGCTCAGATTCGTCGAATTACGGAATTGGAGCAGCAGCTGGAACAATTAAAAGCTGATAGTGCTCTGCTGACTGAACAACTCCGCAACGCAGAAGCTGAGGCTGAACATTTCCGGGAAGCGGAACAGCAATGGAAACAGCAGTATAACGAGACCGTTGAACGTGAATCTTCTCTGACAGCACAGCTACGAAAAGTACAGGATCAGCACGGTCAACTTGAACAGGAAATCAAGAAACTCCGTGAAGCCGAAGTGAAATCCGAGGTTGAGCAGCGCAGGCTGCAAAAAGTGCTTGAGCAGGCCCATGCGGCAGTACGCACATTACAACATGAACTTGGTGCACTGACGCAGAGTGAGCAGTCCTGGAAAGAGCAGGCTGAACAACGTCTGATCGAGATCGGGGAATTGGAGACACAAGTGCTTGAAGCTGCAGAACAGAATGAAACGTTGGAGTCAGGTGTACAGTCTCTTCATGATGAATTATCCGTTGTTAAAGAAGAAGCTCGTCACGCCAGCGAAGAAGCAGAACGTTATATGGCGCAAGCAGATCGTTTGGAGCTGCAACAGAAAGAGCTTGATGTTGAGTTGAATGATGCACGTGAAGAACTGAACAAGCTGCAGGAAAATTATAAACAAATCCGCAAGGATTATGGTGATGCTCTGCAGCGCGAAGAGGACTATACTCGCAAGCTGAATGAGATGAGCGAAGAAAAGAAAGAAATCGTGCGTGCGCTTGAAGAATCTAGGCAGCATGCCAATCAGCTATCTGCGCGGATTGATGATCAAGGCAGTTTACTGACTCAGACAGAAGAAGAAGCGCTTGAGTGGCAGATTAAGTATGAAGAATTGTCTGCCAAACAGGCAGAGCTCTCCTCTCGCCTTCAAGAGCTGACCGCGCGGGAGGTTGAGCTGAAATCCAGAGTAGAACAAGCGGAACAACAAGATCAGGTTTGGCAACGTCGTGCTGATGAATGGGCGGCTCAGGAACAGTCCTGGCAAGATCGATGGGCTGCACTGGAGAATGAATTGAATCTCTGGCAGAAAGAAAGTGCTGCCAGTGTGGAGAAGCTAGAAGAGCTGGAACATGAGCGGCAGCAGCTTGCCCAGCAGCGTGCAGAAGCGATCGAAGAAAAGCAGACGATGGAAAATGAACTGCTGGAGATTGGAGAGCGGTATGAACTCGCGGCCAATCAGTTGCGTTTGCTGCAGGTTGAACGTGAGATGGAGCAGGAGAAGGCGGAGCAACTGAATACGGATTACCGCCAATTGCGGGATGAATATACGAAATTGCAGACGGAATATAACGAATGGATTGAATTGATTGAGCAGGATCAGACCAGTTGATGATTACGTCATAACTGGAATCCTGGACAGCGCACTCTTGTACAATTTGTTATAATGAAGAAAGAGCTCCCGTCGGTACGGGGGCTCCTTGTCTTGAACATTATTCTTCTACAATAATTTTGGAGATCATACTGCCGTGACCGCTTCCGCAGTAGACTGAACAGGACATTTCGAATTCCCCTGTTTTGTCAGGAGTAATTACTTTCGAACTGTTCTTGATATCCAGCCGAAGGTTCAGTTCAGGCACGAGAACGCCATGATTGCCGTTTGTATTCTCATAGACAATTTTAACCGGTACACCTTTTTTCAAATGATATTCAGGTTGGTCAAATTCATAGTTGCTTGCTTTGATTACCAGTTCTTCGCTTGCAGTTACGCCCGAATCGGACTCGTCGTTGGATTCTGCGGATTGTCCAGTTCCTCCACATGCAGCAAGGACCAGAATTAACATACAAGCGGCAAGCCATGCCATGCTTTTCTTCATCATTTGCCTCCTTAAAAAGCGTGATATGGATAAAATTTGAATGATTTCTCCAGTCATCATACCGCATATTAACAATGCCTGTACATGCTGCCTATGTCGTTTTTTTGAACATCAGCAATGTACGTAATCTAAAAAAATAAACCTCATCAGGCGTTTAAGCCATCAGAGGTTTAGGGAAAGCCTATGGGAGGAACACGTTGGAGCCTATGCGTGATCTTTGGATCTTCTTCCGGCATCAAAAGGGGTGGAAACCGGGATGAACAGATCAATGATCCCAATGACCAATGCAGCCAAAACAGCACCAAGCAGACTGACATGCACATGATCAACGATATATTGACCAATCCAGATCACCAGTGCACTGACGATGAAGCCGACAATACCACGGCCAAAAGGATTAACCCTTTTACCGAAGATGCCTTCAATAACCCAGCCAAGCAGAGCAATAACCAGAGCGAGCATCAGTGCGCTCCAGAAACCGCCGACGGTGAAACCGGGTACGATCCAGCTGACGACCATTAATACAATCGCGGCGATGATAAATCGCACGACATGTCCCAGAAAATTCATGGCGTTATACCTCCTTTTTTCAGATCGGATTGAGCATTGTACATCCTGTTCAGTTGGCGAGGTTGCACAATCCTGACACCTGTAGTTTGCGGCGCTATGTTGCAAGTTATGTATGGAAGGATTCGTTAAATAGCGCTAGAAAGTTTCTTTCGTTATAATACAGTTATAGTTTGGAAGGAGTTGTACACTTGGACACGAAAATTTTACACACATTGGAATACCGCAAAATTTTAAATACATTGCAAAGCTTTGCCCAGACTACGATGGGGAAAAAGAAAGCGGAACAATTGGAGCCGATCAGTGAACTGGAAGAAGTGAAGAGACTGCTTCAGCAAACGGATGAAGCTTTTACGTTCGATCGTTTGAAAGGTTCTCCATCATTTGGGGGAATTGTGGATATAACTGCTTCCATTAAACGTGCCGAAATAGGCGGGACGTTAAATCCACATGAGTTACTGGGAATTTCCAACACCACCTTGGCAGCACGTCGATTGAAACGTCAGATTGCCGCGCTCCATGAAGACGAAAAGGTGGAATCCATTTTCTATATCAGTGATCAGTTATCTGAGCAAAAAACGCTTGAAGATGCGATTCGTATCTGTATTGATGACAATGCCGAGGTCTCAGACAGCGCGAGTGTAACTCTGGCGCAGATTCGTCGTGAGCTGCGCGGTGGTGAAGCACGGATTCGCGAGAAACTGGATTCGATGATTCGTTCTTCGACAGTTTCCAAAATGCTGCAGGACCAACTGATTACAATTAGGGGAGACCGTTTTGTTATTCCCGTAAAATCGGAGTATCGCTCGTACTTTGGTGGTATCGTACATGATCAATCCGGCTCAGGAGCAACGCTGTTTATTGAACCTGAATCCATTGTTGCGATGAATAACAAATTGCGTGAAACCCGAATCAGGGAAGAACGCGAAATTGAAGTGATTCTGCAGAAATTAACGGCACTTGTCAGTGAACAGGCTGAGTGGTTATTGTACGATGTTGACCTGCTGGGATCTCTTGATTTTATTTTTGCCAAAGCACGTCTTGCCCGTGAATTGAAAGCCACATTGCCACGCATGAATGATCGCGGATTCATCAAGCTCAAGAAGGGGCGCCATCCGCTGATCTCGATTGAAAATGTGGTGCCAACCGACATTGAACTCGGCAACGATTATACGTCCATTATTGTAACGGGTCCCAATACGGGTGGTAAGACCGTTACGCTTAAGACCATTGGATTGCTGAGCCTCATGGCAATGTCTGGTTTGTTTGTTCCAGCGGAAGATGGCAGCCAGCTATGTGTATTTGATGCGATCTACGCGGATATTGGTGACGAGCAGAGTATTGAACAGAACCTGAGTACGTTTTCCAGCCATATGACGAATATCATTCGAATATTGAAAAACATGACGACAAAAAGTCTGGTGCTGCTCGACGAACTTGGGGCAGGTACCGACCCGGCAGAAGGTTCTGCGCTGGCGATCTCCATTCTGGAGCACATGCATCAGACCGGATGCCGCATGGTAGCAACAACGCATTACAGTGAGCTTAAAGCTTACGCTTATGAGCGCAAAGGTGTTATTAATGCCAGCATGGAATTCGACGTGAATACACTGAGCCCTACTTACCGACTACTCGTTGGTGTGCCGGGGCGCAGTAACGCGTTCGCAATTGCAGAGCGACTGGGCCTGCCAGGGTACATTCTGGATTATGCCCGTGGCGAAGTGAAAGAGGAAGACCAGCGCGTAGAGCATATGATTGCTTCCCTGGAAGAAAACCGGCTTACCGCGGAGCAAGAACGTGAGAGTGCGGAGCGTCTGCGTCAGGATATGGAGAAACTGCGCAGCCGTCATCAAACTGAACTGGAGAAGCTGGAGCAACAGCGTGACCGCCGTATTGAAAAAGCCGAAGAAGATGCTCGTAACATTGTGGATAAGGCCAGAGCTGAAGCTGAGAAGATTATAGCTGATCTTCGCCAACTTGCCATGGAAGAAGGCGCATCGGTGAAGGAGCACAAACTTATTGCTGCTCGCAAACAACTTGATGAAGCTGAACCTGAGAAACGCAAGAAGACGGTTAAGCGCACTTCTACGGCAACGAAGTCTCGGGCCATCGGACCGGGCGATGAAGTTCTTGTCTACAGTTTGAATCAAAAAGGTCATGTGGTGGAGATGTCAGGCACTAAGGATGCCGTGGTTCAATTGGGGATCATGAAAATGAAAGTATCCCTGAATGACCTTGAACTACAGCAGTCTGCACCAGCAGAAGCCAAACCGAAGCAGAAACCGGTAACCGGTGTGAAACGAACTCGCGATGACAATGTGAAAAGTGAACTGGATTTGCGGGGAACAAATCTGGAAGAAGCCTTGATGGAGACAGATCGTTTTATCGATGAAGCTTTCCTTGCTAATCTGGGTCAGGTTTATATTATTCACGGTAAAGGAACAGGAATTTTGCGTTCCGGTATTCAGGATTACCTGCGTAAGCATAGACATATAAAAAGTTACCGGCTGGGCAATTACGGAGAAGGCGGAAACGGTGTGACCGTCGCAGAATTGGAATAGCCCGACCAGGAATCAAAGAAGTTCTGCCACCTGACTGAGTTCAGGCAGCAGAATGGGGAAGGGGAACGGTGAGTGAAAGGGACGATTGACGAATTGCTGTCTCATCCCTTGGGGATGGTGCTCGGATTTTTCTCCGTAGCGATTATGGAGCTGCTTGTATTTCTGGCTTGCTTTGAACTGGTAACCAAGTACAAATGCTGGCATGAAATTAAGAAAGGTAATGTGGCGGTTGCGATGGCTACAGGAGGAAAAATCTTTGGAATCTGCAACGTGCTTCATTTCTGCATTCAGGCGAAATCATCGGTGTATGAAGCTATGACATGGTCATTTGTAGGATTTGTCCTTCTGCTCATTGCCTATTTTCTATTCGAGTTTCTGACACCGGTTTTCTCCATAGACAAGGAGATTGAAGCGGATAACCGGGCCGTTGGATTGATATCCATGATTATTTCCGTCTCGTTGTCATTTGTTATTGGCGCGAGCATCATGTAGGGGGACCGTTCATGAAAATATTGATACGGATTCTGTTTGCTGCATCGATTGTATTTTTTGCCATAGGCGTCATATATGTGTTGAACACATGATTATCTGAAAGAGAAAGGTTGATTCAATATGGAACCAACAGTATGTCCATGGTGCCACACGGAGATTGTATGGGATGAGGAGCTAGGTCCGGAAGAAGAATGCCCCTACTGTCACAATGAATTAAAGGGATACCGTACACTAAACATTAATATCGGTGATGAAGAGAACGGTGAAGCCGAGGAAGACATCTATGATATGGATGATGTTGAGGACGATGAACAAACTACGGATCTTGCTAATCTATGGGGAGATGAAGTAGAGCTGAAATTGCCGGAGCTTCGTACATTGACGAAGTACGCAGATGAGGGCAATGATCTGATTCAATACGAAGAAGGCGTGGAAAAGCAGCTTGATCTGCAAGAAGAAGTGCCCGAATGCCCACACTGCCGTGAATTCATGATTCTCACAGGCACACAGAAGGCAACCAAAGATACGTTCAATCCTGTTGCCAATGCAGTGTCTGGTACGGACTCGCTGCTGGATGCTCCATTCTCTGTACAAATGTATGTATGCTCTGGCTGCTTCCAGGTTCAATATAGCTTGTCCGAGGATGACCGTCTGCGTCTGATCCAGAATTTGAGTGCCCGGAAATAAGGGAGTAATATAACATTATGAAAATATAATATTTCAGGAAATTCATCATGTTTTCCTTCAGCTTGGGGTACGTTAACCCTGAGACCTTGCCTGTGAAGTGCTGACTTCAGGTGGAATAAGGAGGGAGCAGATGAAGATTTCTCTGGGCCGACAATCCATTCTGCTGCTAGGCGTGAATGGATTGTTTGTGTTAGCCGGAGCTTTGTCGGGTACGTTTCTTAATGTGTATCTGTGGAAAAGTCGTCCGGACTACGCCATGCTGGGATGGTTCACGATCAGTCAGCAAATTGCACTCGGACTCACGTTTTGGCTTGCAGGAAAGTGGGTCAAGGAACATAACAAAATGAATGCGCTGCGATTGGGAACGGCTTTATCAGGTATTTTTTACATGCTTGTGTTATGGGCCGGGCCAAAAGCGGTTGACTGGATATGGCCTTTGGGGATTTTGTTGGGATGTGCACTCGGATTGTTCTGGATTGCTTTTAATGTGGTTTACTTTGAAGTGACTGACCGGGAGAATAGGGACCTGTTCAATGGTTGGGTGGGTTTGCTGGGTTCCATGACAGGCATCATCGGTCCGTGGTTCTCAGGTCTGATCATTTCACGAATGGCTGACAATTCGGGTTATCGTCTTATTTTTACGGTGTCGCTGGTGATCTACGTGATTGCTGTCGTGTTCAGTTTTTTTCTGAAAAAAAGGGAGGTCAGCGGCACATACCGGTGGTCTGAACCCTGGCGACAGCTATCTGCCAAAGATAGTCCATGGAGACCGCTTGGCATGGGATTGTTTGCCCAAGGCGTACGAGAGGGTGTATTTGCCTTTCTGATTGCATTGCTCGTCTATATAGCTACGAAGCAGGAATATAAGCTTGGGCAGT includes:
- a CDS encoding cell division protein ZapA, with the translated sequence MTTPDRTRVTVEIYGTSYKLVGSSADYMKQVANLVDERMSAISKQNSRLDTPRIAVLAAVHMAEQSLQTHEIRNELKMLTGERTELRNELNRLNAIQNEHQQELERRDQALAEATKLKTEAEQAIAKLQKDQQAEIAKLNTLLEQERTQAAGREQKLQAQTVAQLKAAEEKAQARLKEAEEKAANQLKNAQNHAAAQLKEAQTRSANELQQAQAKAAAQYKELQDKMAAQLKEAEARAVAERQKIEVQAAQQIQAAKEQAEAAILSELEQAEAQLQKAQEEAQLQYRELQSEMEQRLQQAEQAAAKQVQELTEKAKEEQAALHQQAEQKRLAEIEQLNATFKESSEQAELEWMEKEAAYEEQLQQIQEAARAQASEAAVSAETLLQEERSKLKHQLEEERKQAKSRLTDVESQLAEVRQQLKNAQEVVVDQEQQLQQERSQSEKLRNEQAGYKQEQDAQIRRITELEQQLEQLKADSALLTEQLRNAEAEAEHFREAEQQWKQQYNETVERESSLTAQLRKVQDQHGQLEQEIKKLREAEVKSEVEQRRLQKVLEQAHAAVRTLQHELGALTQSEQSWKEQAEQRLIEIGELETQVLEAAEQNETLESGVQSLHDELSVVKEEARHASEEAERYMAQADRLELQQKELDVELNDAREELNKLQENYKQIRKDYGDALQREEDYTRKLNEMSEEKKEIVRALEESRQHANQLSARIDDQGSLLTQTEEEALEWQIKYEELSAKQAELSSRLQELTAREVELKSRVEQAEQQDQVWQRRADEWAAQEQSWQDRWAALENELNLWQKESAASVEKLEELEHERQQLAQQRAEAIEEKQTMENELLEIGERYELAANQLRLLQVEREMEQEKAEQLNTDYRQLRDEYTKLQTEYNEWIELIEQDQTS
- a CDS encoding cytochrome C oxidase subunit II, with the protein product MMKKSMAWLAACMLILVLAACGGTGQSAESNDESDSGVTASEELVIKASNYEFDQPEYHLKKGVPVKIVYENTNGNHGVLVPELNLRLDIKNSSKVITPDKTGEFEMSCSVYCGSGHGSMISKIIVEE
- a CDS encoding phage holin family protein; translation: MNFLGHVVRFIIAAIVLMVVSWIVPGFTVGGFWSALMLALVIALLGWVIEGIFGKRVNPFGRGIVGFIVSALVIWIGQYIVDHVHVSLLGAVLAALVIGIIDLFIPVSTPFDAGRRSKDHA
- a CDS encoding endonuclease MutS2, translating into MDTKILHTLEYRKILNTLQSFAQTTMGKKKAEQLEPISELEEVKRLLQQTDEAFTFDRLKGSPSFGGIVDITASIKRAEIGGTLNPHELLGISNTTLAARRLKRQIAALHEDEKVESIFYISDQLSEQKTLEDAIRICIDDNAEVSDSASVTLAQIRRELRGGEARIREKLDSMIRSSTVSKMLQDQLITIRGDRFVIPVKSEYRSYFGGIVHDQSGSGATLFIEPESIVAMNNKLRETRIREEREIEVILQKLTALVSEQAEWLLYDVDLLGSLDFIFAKARLARELKATLPRMNDRGFIKLKKGRHPLISIENVVPTDIELGNDYTSIIVTGPNTGGKTVTLKTIGLLSLMAMSGLFVPAEDGSQLCVFDAIYADIGDEQSIEQNLSTFSSHMTNIIRILKNMTTKSLVLLDELGAGTDPAEGSALAISILEHMHQTGCRMVATTHYSELKAYAYERKGVINASMEFDVNTLSPTYRLLVGVPGRSNAFAIAERLGLPGYILDYARGEVKEEDQRVEHMIASLEENRLTAEQERESAERLRQDMEKLRSRHQTELEKLEQQRDRRIEKAEEDARNIVDKARAEAEKIIADLRQLAMEEGASVKEHKLIAARKQLDEAEPEKRKKTVKRTSTATKSRAIGPGDEVLVYSLNQKGHVVEMSGTKDAVVQLGIMKMKVSLNDLELQQSAPAEAKPKQKPVTGVKRTRDDNVKSELDLRGTNLEEALMETDRFIDEAFLANLGQVYIIHGKGTGILRSGIQDYLRKHRHIKSYRLGNYGEGGNGVTVAELE
- a CDS encoding DUF350 domain-containing protein, giving the protein MVLGFFSVAIMELLVFLACFELVTKYKCWHEIKKGNVAVAMATGGKIFGICNVLHFCIQAKSSVYEAMTWSFVGFVLLLIAYFLFEFLTPVFSIDKEIEADNRAVGLISMIISVSLSFVIGASIM
- a CDS encoding MFS transporter yields the protein MKISLGRQSILLLGVNGLFVLAGALSGTFLNVYLWKSRPDYAMLGWFTISQQIALGLTFWLAGKWVKEHNKMNALRLGTALSGIFYMLVLWAGPKAVDWIWPLGILLGCALGLFWIAFNVVYFEVTDRENRDLFNGWVGLLGSMTGIIGPWFSGLIISRMADNSGYRLIFTVSLVIYVIAVVFSFFLKKREVSGTYRWSEPWRQLSAKDSPWRPLGMGLFAQGVREGVFAFLIALLVYIATKQEYKLGQFSLITSAVALVSYWVAGKWFKPQYRSRGMLAGAILLFIVLIPLLWKVSYGTLLIMGIGSALSMPLYILPMISAGFDLMGTSGENVEKRVELVVLRELCLMVGRLFGLAVFILTVMNGPSLQTLTWLIVALGAFPLIGWIFMRKMLVHPDQ